Proteins found in one Bartonella krasnovii genomic segment:
- the cyoE gene encoding heme o synthase yields the protein MFVSGELSVANGKSIPPKSSIGDYITLLKPRVMSLVVFTALVGLMVSPLPINPWYGFLAILCIAAGGGGAGALNMWYDADIDAVMERTKKRPIPMGKISSQKAFIFGMILSLLSVLVMGSFINWFAAFLLAFTIFFYVVIYTIWLKRITPQNIVIGGASGAFPPMIGWAVTTGTVSFDSFLLFLIIFMWTPPHFWALSLFSSLDYEAAGIPMMPNVRGEYATKKQILFYTILMVLCATAPYFTGLGGIFYGIFSTILGIIFIYYAYRLWKTDTHDKTILMAKKTFFFSLLYLAAIFGALLIESLVWHFIDL from the coding sequence ATGTTTGTTTCAGGAGAGTTATCGGTTGCGAATGGTAAATCAATACCACCAAAGTCCAGTATTGGTGATTATATCACATTATTAAAGCCACGTGTTATGTCACTTGTGGTCTTTACGGCGCTAGTTGGTTTAATGGTGTCTCCCCTTCCCATTAATCCGTGGTATGGTTTTTTAGCAATTTTATGTATTGCTGCTGGCGGCGGCGGTGCGGGAGCACTGAATATGTGGTATGATGCTGACATTGATGCCGTGATGGAACGAACCAAAAAACGCCCTATCCCTATGGGTAAAATCAGCTCCCAAAAGGCATTTATTTTTGGCATGATTTTGTCTCTTCTTTCAGTTTTGGTTATGGGAAGCTTCATTAATTGGTTTGCGGCATTTCTTCTTGCGTTTACAATTTTCTTTTATGTCGTTATCTATACAATCTGGTTAAAGCGCATTACACCCCAAAATATTGTTATTGGTGGTGCTTCTGGAGCTTTTCCACCAATGATTGGATGGGCTGTAACAACAGGGACAGTAAGTTTTGATAGTTTTTTATTATTTTTAATTATTTTTATGTGGACCCCCCCTCATTTTTGGGCTCTTTCTCTCTTTTCATCTCTTGATTATGAAGCTGCAGGTATTCCGATGATGCCTAATGTACGAGGTGAATACGCAACAAAAAAACAGATCTTATTTTACACTATTTTGATGGTACTATGTGCCACTGCCCCATATTTTACCGGTCTTGGCGGAATTTTTTATGGTATCTTTTCGACAATTTTAGGCATTATTTTTATTTATTATGCTTATCGTTTGTGGAAAACTGATACACATGACAAAACCATTTTGATGGCCAAAAAGACGTTTTTCTTTTCATTACTTTATTTGGCTGCGATCTTTGGAGCTCTTTTAATTGAATCTCTCGTTTGGCATTTTATCGACCTTTAG
- the ispH gene encoding 4-hydroxy-3-methylbut-2-enyl diphosphate reductase yields MSGFPPLTIRLCGPRGFCAGVDRAIQIVLLALKKYSAPVYVRHEIVHNRYVVEGLQQRGAVFVEELDEIPEEHRGQPVVFSAHGVPKSVSEEAQRYNLFYLDATCPLVSKVHKQAIRHQRHGRHVILIGHAGHPEVIGTMGQLEDGAVTLIETIEDALHYQPSDPDKLGFVTQTTLSVEDTAGILNVLQQRFPTLVAPAAESICYATTNRQDAVKAAAKGSDLFLIVGAPNSSNSRRLVEVAEKSGARQAILVQRADEINFENLKALSVVSLSAGASAPEIIIDEIISAFRARYDVTIELAETVVETERFLVSRELRDVILTPQDMAFVNGQTNNVKNENKNTDLSTTKAE; encoded by the coding sequence ATGTCTGGATTTCCCCCTTTAACGATACGTCTTTGTGGTCCACGTGGATTTTGTGCGGGGGTTGATCGTGCTATCCAGATAGTTCTCCTTGCTTTAAAAAAGTATAGTGCTCCTGTATATGTTCGTCATGAAATTGTACACAACCGCTATGTGGTTGAGGGATTACAGCAAAGGGGAGCTGTTTTTGTTGAAGAGCTTGATGAGATTCCAGAGGAACATCGTGGTCAACCGGTAGTTTTTTCTGCCCATGGTGTACCAAAATCTGTCTCAGAAGAGGCACAACGTTATAATTTGTTTTATCTCGATGCAACATGTCCATTGGTTTCTAAAGTTCATAAACAAGCGATACGGCATCAACGTCATGGTCGTCATGTGATATTAATTGGTCATGCTGGTCATCCCGAGGTTATTGGGACAATGGGACAACTTGAAGATGGGGCTGTAACGCTTATTGAAACGATAGAAGATGCTTTGCATTATCAACCAAGTGATCCAGATAAATTAGGATTTGTTACACAAACAACGCTTTCTGTTGAAGATACAGCAGGAATTCTCAATGTATTACAACAACGTTTTCCTACATTAGTAGCCCCAGCGGCTGAGTCAATTTGCTATGCTACAACGAATCGACAAGATGCGGTTAAGGCAGCAGCAAAGGGGAGTGATTTGTTTTTGATTGTTGGAGCACCAAATTCTTCTAATTCACGACGTTTGGTAGAGGTTGCCGAAAAGTCCGGTGCGCGGCAAGCCATTTTAGTTCAGCGCGCTGATGAAATTAATTTTGAAAACCTAAAAGCTCTTTCTGTTGTTAGCCTTTCAGCAGGGGCTTCGGCACCTGAAATTATTATTGATGAAATTATTTCAGCGTTTCGTGCGCGTTATGATGTGACTATAGAATTAGCTGAAACAGTGGTAGAAACGGAAAGATTTTTAGTAAGTCGTGAATTACGTGACGTCATTTTAACACCTCAAGATATGGCATTTGTGAATGGTCAAACAAATAATGTAAAAAATGAAAATAAAAATACAGACCTTTCTACAACGAAAGCAGAATAA
- a CDS encoding homoserine kinase codes for MAVYTDIHPSDLKTFLTRYAIGSLLSYQGIEEGIENSNFMLETTQGRFILTLYEKRISKDDLPFFCRLMQHLGQRGIPCPQPVIQNDGTMIGELAGRPAAIITFLEGKWVRQPDIGHCGEVGMGLAQLHLAGQDFTLSRKNTLSIMDWQVLWQRCQITEDTLLKEFGQKIESELAFLQENWPFNLPTGIIHADLFNDNVFFVNHRLSGIIDFYFACNDFLSYDLAICLNAWCFEPDHSYNLNKARKLLENYQKIRPLVPLELEKIVLLTRGASLRFLLTRLYDWFNTPPGSFVIKKDPWEYWYKLCFFSNVNSISELGF; via the coding sequence ATGGCCGTTTATACAGATATTCATCCAAGTGATTTAAAAACATTTTTAACACGTTACGCAATAGGATCACTTTTGTCTTATCAAGGGATAGAGGAAGGGATTGAAAATTCTAATTTTATGCTGGAGACAACACAAGGGCGGTTTATTTTAACACTTTATGAAAAGCGTATTTCAAAAGATGATTTACCTTTTTTTTGTCGCTTGATGCAGCATTTGGGTCAGCGTGGAATTCCTTGTCCGCAACCCGTTATTCAAAATGATGGAACGATGATCGGTGAACTAGCAGGACGTCCTGCTGCTATTATTACCTTTCTGGAAGGAAAGTGGGTCCGACAGCCTGATATAGGCCATTGTGGCGAAGTAGGTATGGGGTTAGCGCAATTGCATTTAGCAGGACAGGATTTTACACTTAGTCGTAAAAATACGCTTTCTATTATGGACTGGCAGGTGTTATGGCAACGTTGCCAAATCACAGAAGATACATTGTTAAAAGAGTTTGGACAAAAAATTGAGTCAGAATTGGCTTTTTTACAAGAAAATTGGCCATTCAATTTACCAACAGGCATTATTCATGCAGATTTATTTAATGATAACGTCTTTTTTGTGAATCATCGTCTTTCTGGTATAATAGACTTCTATTTTGCTTGTAATGACTTTCTTTCTTATGATTTAGCGATTTGTTTAAATGCTTGGTGCTTTGAACCTGATCATTCCTATAATCTTAACAAAGCACGTAAATTATTGGAAAATTATCAAAAAATAAGACCCTTGGTTCCTTTAGAATTGGAAAAGATTGTTTTATTGACTCGCGGTGCGTCTTTACGTTTTTTACTCACACGTCTTTATGATTGGTTTAATACACCGCCTGGTAGCTTTGTTATTAAGAAAGATCCATGGGAGTATTGGTACAAGCTGTGTTTTTTCAGTAACGTAAATTCGATAAGTGAATTAGGTTTTTAA
- the rnhA gene encoding ribonuclease HI, translating into MASQQKVVEIYTDGACSGNPGVGGWGAILRWNGHEREIYGGKAHTTNNQMELMAAICALKALKEPCLVDLYTDSVYVRNGISKWIEDWKTNNWRTASKRPVKNMELWQALEDACSCHTVRWHWVKGHAGHPENERADALARKAIAQYRKNERFPE; encoded by the coding sequence ATGGCTAGTCAACAAAAAGTCGTTGAAATTTATACAGATGGTGCTTGCTCAGGAAACCCTGGAGTTGGAGGCTGGGGGGCAATTTTACGCTGGAATGGTCATGAACGTGAGATTTATGGTGGTAAGGCTCATACAACAAACAATCAAATGGAACTTATGGCCGCAATTTGTGCATTAAAGGCGCTTAAAGAGCCCTGTTTGGTCGATCTTTATACAGACTCAGTTTATGTGCGTAACGGTATATCTAAATGGATTGAAGATTGGAAAACGAATAATTGGCGTACCGCATCAAAAAGGCCTGTAAAAAATATGGAGCTATGGCAAGCTCTTGAGGATGCTTGTTCTTGTCATACAGTCAGATGGCACTGGGTAAAAGGGCATGCAGGCCATCCAGAGAATGAACGTGCTGATGCTCTTGCTCGCAAAGCAATTGCGCAATATCGCAAAAATGAACGTTTTCCAGAATAA
- a CDS encoding protein-disulfide reductase DsbD domain-containing protein, producing MKKSHIFTNLKNIATFFYKKLFVTLSLTFIVLELLNISVNAQTEEKPKLLSTSWYESEGGRIRLAITEPSLSEVREGFIEIVLKPGWKTYWRNPGNSGMAPFFNFNQQVSYEIFYPTPQLFETENDWSLGYKDKVVLSFNLSSSSKNLSGTFTLGLCHKICLPLTVNFDFLSSALQNKSLPISLLKNAQDSLPHMTQNALKISAEKNNNTLLIKIQNNNKTMPCSLFLDGGEMQIGVAKKISENAEYTLFSAPLYFVPEETNHKIFYTISFKDHALSGTFIFHTQSKPLAIP from the coding sequence ATGAAAAAAAGTCACATATTTACAAATTTAAAAAATATCGCAACTTTCTTTTATAAAAAGCTTTTCGTTACTTTAAGCTTAACATTCATAGTTTTAGAATTACTTAACATTTCTGTAAATGCTCAAACAGAAGAAAAACCCAAGCTTCTCTCAACCTCTTGGTATGAATCAGAGGGTGGTCGTATTCGATTAGCAATCACTGAACCTTCTCTTTCTGAAGTGAGAGAAGGCTTTATTGAAATTGTGCTCAAACCAGGATGGAAAACGTACTGGCGTAATCCTGGTAATTCAGGAATGGCACCCTTTTTTAACTTCAACCAACAAGTTTCTTATGAAATTTTTTACCCTACTCCACAGCTTTTTGAAACAGAAAATGATTGGTCATTAGGCTATAAAGATAAAGTGGTATTGTCCTTTAATCTATCTTCTTCAAGCAAAAATTTAAGCGGTACTTTCACTCTTGGATTATGCCATAAAATCTGTCTTCCTTTGACTGTTAACTTTGATTTTTTGTCATCTGCTCTTCAAAACAAATCTCTGCCCATCTCCTTGTTAAAAAATGCTCAAGATTCTTTACCGCACATGACTCAAAATGCCCTAAAAATAAGTGCCGAAAAAAATAATAATACCCTCCTGATAAAAATACAAAATAACAATAAAACCATGCCTTGCTCTCTCTTTTTAGATGGAGGAGAAATGCAAATTGGAGTAGCAAAAAAAATCAGTGAAAATGCAGAATATACACTCTTTAGCGCTCCACTCTATTTCGTACCAGAAGAAACAAACCATAAAATTTTTTATACAATTTCTTTTAAAGATCACGCCTTAAGTGGAACATTTATATTCCATACGCAATCAAAACCTCTTGCTATCCCATGA
- a CDS encoding YqgE/AlgH family protein, producing the protein MKQCNGFLGGQLLIAMPGMNDKRFIRSVIYICAHSDAGAMGIILNKLHHIDFPELLLHLGVIDSGQKKQLSEPIKQFPVRYGGPVDPSRGFVLHSDDYACEETVFIADKVCFTATIDILKAISCEQGPQHALVALGYAGWKAGQLEAEISTNGWLISSTSPSFLFESDLSCKYDKSLTRMGIDPIYLASEMGHA; encoded by the coding sequence ATGAAGCAGTGTAATGGCTTTTTAGGTGGACAATTGCTCATAGCAATGCCTGGAATGAATGACAAACGCTTTATTCGTTCTGTTATTTATATTTGCGCGCATTCTGATGCTGGGGCGATGGGCATTATACTCAATAAATTACATCATATTGATTTTCCAGAGCTTTTGCTTCACCTTGGTGTGATAGATAGTGGACAAAAAAAACAGCTTTCTGAACCAATAAAACAATTTCCAGTTCGTTATGGTGGTCCTGTTGATCCTTCGCGTGGTTTTGTCCTTCATTCAGATGATTATGCTTGTGAAGAAACTGTTTTTATTGCAGATAAGGTTTGTTTTACGGCGACAATTGATATACTAAAAGCGATCAGTTGTGAACAAGGTCCACAACATGCACTGGTAGCATTAGGTTATGCTGGATGGAAAGCGGGGCAACTTGAGGCAGAAATTTCTACAAACGGTTGGTTAATCAGTTCGACATCACCGAGTTTTCTTTTTGAAAGTGATTTAAGTTGCAAGTATGATAAAAGTTTAACACGCATGGGGATTGATCCAATCTATCTTGCTTCTGAAATGGGACACGCGTAG